Proteins encoded within one genomic window of Neodiprion fabricii isolate iyNeoFabr1 chromosome 6, iyNeoFabr1.1, whole genome shotgun sequence:
- the LOC124184505 gene encoding uncharacterized protein LOC124184505 yields MPSATHTPFSQGMGSVGSNATGTTGPSATTMGSPKVASVPEPPPTLSEREQLKIEFYKTYDVMTGVRIAATLGGFFGLMVILVVYKSRCKSSKQLEDPQLTAAAAAAVAEAEAEERALAAALEAIARLPPRPDRGPRRSLCVEASSSRAAAVPRFASVGGGGGYDALLAPPMRHPRLAISGDHRRCSSVTCSSTASSYLERRGSAMTMPCLPPPSRFPRHAAYDEPWDLYYPIDIQVIQPTPDMSPCGSEAGLYAGAMGMGPPGRRAPLASMGSVDPPDPDSRSLGSDSVFLGEEELDVMREDCECLDTEDEVSGFSTDSDTPGPSCRRFLRVPPRRRQLPERWDGAAGCVPRRRASAPPRPCRTCLTISASVETPRSPPTASTTSSSNSTESPPHTPPIELRHRPPVTLPSAPPAWSQETLF; encoded by the exons GGATGGGGAGCGTGGGTAGCAACGCGACGGGGACGACGGGGCCGTCGGCGACGACGATGGGATCACCGAAGGTGGCGTCGGTCCCAGAGCCGCCGCCGACCCTCAGCGAAAGAGAACAGCTCAAGATCGAGTTCTACAAGACTTACGACGTGATGACCGGCGTTCGCATCGCCGCTACCCTCGGCGGATTCTTCGGTCTGATGGTCATACTCGTTGTGTATAAAAGCAG ATGTAAGTCCAGCAAGCAGCTCGAGGACCCTCAACTCACGGCGGCTGCGGCGGCTGCCGTGGCGGAAGCCGAGGCCGAGGAAAGGGCGCTTGCAGCAGCCTTGGAGGCGATCGCCAGGTTACCGCCAAGGCCGGACCGCGGGCCGAGGCGCTCCTTGTGCGTCGAG GCGAGCTCGTCGCGCGCTGCCGCGGTTCCGAGGTTTGCGTCGGTCGGCGGAGGCGGCGGATACGACGCTCTTCTTGCACCCCCGATGCGACATCCACGGTTAGCAATTTCGGGCGATCATCGTCgctgcagttccgtcacctgCAGCAGCACGGCAAGTAGCTACCTCGAGCGAAGAGGATCCGCCATGACGATGCCATGCCTTCCACCGCCTTCTAGGTTCCCCAGGCACGCTGCTTACGACGAACCCTGGGATCTCTACTACCCGATCGACATCCAG GTGATCCAGCCGACCCCCGACATGTCCCCGTGCGGAAGCGAGGCTGGCCTCTACGCCGGGGCGATGGGAATGGGTCCCCCGGGTCGTCGGGCGCCCTTGGCTTCGATGGGTAGCGTCGACCCGCCCGACCCGGACTCCAGGTCACTGGGTTCGGATTCAGTCTTCCTCGGCGAGGAAGAGCTCGACGTTATGCGGGAGGACTGCGAGTGCCTCGACACCGAGGACGAGGTCTCGGGCTTCTCGACGGACTCCGACACTCCGGGGCCGAGCTGTCGACGATTCCTGAGGGTTCCGCCCAGGCGGAGACAGCTACCGGAAAGATGGGACGGCGCCGCTGGTTGCGTGCCCAGGCGACGAGCCAGCGCGCCTCCGAGACCCTGTAGAACCTGCCTTACGATCAGCGCTTCCGTCGAGACGCCGAG ATCGCCGCCCACGGCGTCAACAAcgagcagcagcaacagcaccGAGTCGCCGCCTCACACACCCCCGATAGAGCTGAGGCATCGGCCCCCGGTAACTCTGCCATCCGCGCCGCCCGCCTGGTCCCAGGAGACgcttttttaa